From Actinomycetota bacterium, one genomic window encodes:
- a CDS encoding AAA family ATPase: protein MSLRKDGYMPRLIDDKVARYLKIFGAVSIEGPKWCGKTWTGLNYANSVAYMTEKSQISMASIDPKYIFLTDRPQLIDEWQVVPGIWDAVRHECDRNREKGNFILTGSTSLDSTSSEEVYHSGTGRIATIRMHTMSLYESGDSTGKASIGDMLEDQLSEGHTGKVGLDKLAHLIVRGGWPENIDMPDRDIGIIPRS from the coding sequence GAGGTTAATTGATGATAAGGTCGCAAGATATCTGAAAATCTTCGGAGCGGTTTCTATTGAAGGCCCTAAATGGTGTGGAAAGACATGGACCGGACTAAATTATGCAAATAGCGTAGCATATATGACTGAGAAAAGTCAGATAAGTATGGCAAGCATTGACCCGAAGTATATTTTTCTTACTGACAGACCACAGCTGATTGATGAATGGCAGGTTGTTCCGGGCATATGGGATGCAGTTCGCCATGAGTGTGATCGCAATCGAGAAAAAGGGAACTTTATTCTTACAGGCTCAACTTCGCTTGATTCAACATCAAGTGAAGAAGTATATCACTCCGGGACGGGGAGAATAGCTACAATTCGTATGCATACCATGAGTCTGTATGAATCCGGAGACTCGACAGGCAAAGCCTCTATCGGTGATATGCTTGAAGATCAGTTAAGCGAAGGACATACCGGCAAAGTTGGGCTAGACAAGCTTGCGCATTTGATTGTTAGGGGAGGATGGCCGGAGAATATTGATATGCCGGATAGGGATATCGGCATTATCCCAAGAAGTTA